A genomic window from Diospyros lotus cultivar Yz01 chromosome 2, ASM1463336v1, whole genome shotgun sequence includes:
- the LOC127795931 gene encoding transcriptional adapter ADA2b-like: MGRSRGNFHADEDPSQRSRRKKNASTGENLESTTAGQGTGEGKKALYHCNYCNKDLTGKIRIKCAACTDFDLCIECFSVGAEVTLHKSNHPYRVMDSLSFPLICPEWNADEEILLLEGIEMYGMGNWAEIAEHVGTKSKEQCIQHYKTAYLNSPYFPLPDMTHVVGKNRKELLAMAKGHGEDKKGMTGTSSLGELTLKDESPFPSSRIKVEDSNKNGSSGRLVSSGTTATKGSNIAQVKNSPSSIKVEDNLVDRSFGGKKLKPPNEGPTLLESSGYNPKRQEFDPEYDNDAEQLLADMEFKETDTEEERELKLRVLHIYAKRLDERKRRKDFILERNLLQPNLFEKDLSSEEKEICRHYDVFMRFHSKEEHDDLLKTVIQEYRIMKRIQELKEARTAGCRSLVQAERYLEQKRKRDAEESGRSTKLSTQSGRSSLGCLPPPESVMSDSNMRATGQANSGSLADLDIMALPGAELLSESEKRLCREIRLSPPEYHKMQEIMTVQILSGTIAKKSDAYPFFNKIEHSKVDRVYDMLVRKGFTQS; this comes from the exons ATGGGTCGCTCTCGCGGAAATTTTCACGCTGATGAAGATCCCAGCCAAAG ATCAAGGCGAAAAAAGAATGCTTCAACTGGAGAAAATCTAGAATCCACAACAGCAG GCCAAGGAACAGGTGAAGGGAAGAAGGCTTTGTACCACTGCAATTACTGCAACAAAGATTTAACAGGGAAAATTCGTATCAAGTGTGCTGCGTGTACTGATTTTGATCTATGCATAGAGTGTTTTTCTGTTGGCGCTGAGGTGACGCTTCATAAAAGCAATCATCCTTACAGGGTCATG GACAGCTTATCTTTCCCACTTATCTGCCCAGAATGGAATGCAGATGAAGAAATTTTGCTTCTGGAG GGGATTGAAATGTATGGTATGGGAAATTGGGCAGAGATTGCTGAGCACGTTGGGACAAAGAGTAAAGAACAATGTATTCAACACTACAAAACTGCCTACCTGAACTCACCATACTTCCCTCTGCCG GACATGACTCATGTTGTTGGCAAAAATAGAAAGGAACTTCTCGCTATGGCCAAAGGGCATGGTGAAGACAAGAAAG GTATGACAGGAACATCTTCCCTAGGTGAGCTTACTTTGAAGGATGAATCTCCATTTCCCTCTTCTAGAATCAA GGTTGaagattcaaataaaaatggttCATCTGGCCGATTGGTATCTTCTG GAACAACTGCCACTAAGGGGTCAAACATAGCGCAGGTCAAGAATAGCCCCAGTTCCATAAAAGTGGAAG ACAATCTAGTGGACAGGAGTTTTGGGGGCAAGAAACTTAAACCTCCAAACGAGGGCCCAACTTTGTTGGAGTCAAGTGGTTATAACCCCAAAAGGCAGGAATTTGATCCAGAATATGATAATGATGCTGAACAATTGCTTGCTGACATGGAATTCAAGGAAACTGACACCGAAGAGGAGCGCGAGTTGAAGTTGAGGGTCCTACATATCTATGCAAAGAG GCTTGATGAGAGGAAAAGGAGGAAGGATTTCATCTTAGAAAGGAATTTGCTCCAGCCAAATTTGTTTGAGAAGGACTTATCTTCCGAAGAGAAAGAAATCTGCCGTCATTATGATGTCTTTATGCGTTTTCATTCCAAAGAAGAGCATGATGACTTACTTAAGACTGTTATCCAGGAATATCGAATTATGAAAAGGATTCAAGAACTCAAG GAAGCCAGAACTGCTGGTTGTCGATCATTAGTCCAAGCTGAGCGATATCTTGAACAGAAAAGGAAGAGGGATGCTGAAGAAAGTGGACGTAGCACCAAATTAAGTACTCAGTCGGGTCGGAGCAGTCTGGGTTGTCTCCCACCCCCTGAGTCAGTGATGAGTGATTCAAATATGAGAGCTACAGGACAGGCAAATTCAGGTTCTCTTGCTGACTTAGATATTATGGCACTTCCAGGGGCTGAGTTGCTATCTGAATCT GAGAAAAGACTTTGCCGCGAAATCAGGTTATCACCACCAGAGTACCATAAGATGCAAGAGATCATGACCGTCCAAATCCTCAGTGGCACCATTGCCAAGAAATCTGACGCCTATCCCTTTTTCAACAAAATCGAACACAGCAAAGTTGATAGAGTTTATGACATGCTGGTGAGAAAGGGTTTTACTCAATCATGA
- the LOC127795727 gene encoding TPD1 protein homolog 1-like, with amino-acid sequence MYMTNPGAAGMICMASMVLALGFICATFSVEGKHWAHETRGTTTSTDDITAFHELLFSKENTNGFAARKLMDLGDEDEEENGGWMNRIGETCSKGNVVISQGPTNPLPNGIPTYTVQIVNGCATGCSVSDIHLSCGWFSSASQIDPRLFKRIAYDDCLVNDGQPMLPGEALSFIYANTFAYPLSVSSLSCSD; translated from the exons ATGTATATGACAAATCCTGGTGCTGCTGGTATGATTTGCATGGCCTCCATGGTTTTGGCCTTGGGCTTCATCTGTGCCACCTTTTCTG TCGAGGGGAAACATTGGGCACATGAAACCAGGGGTACTACTACTAGTACTGACGATATTACTGCCTTCCATGAACTGCTGTTTTCCAAGGAAAACACTAATGGCTTTGCAGCTCGCAAGCTGATGGACTTGGGTG ATGAGGATGAGGAGGAGAATGGGGGGTGGATGAATCGAATAGGGGAAACGTGTTCCAAGGGCAACGTGGTGATATCTCAAGGACCAACAAACCCACTTCCAAATGGGATTCCGACATACACTGTCCAAATAGTGAACGGTTGCGCCACGGGTTGCAGCGTCTCGGACATACATTTAAGCTGCGGATGGTTCAGCTCTGCCAGTCAGATCGACCCTCGCCTGTTTAAGCGAATTGCCTACGATGACTGCCTTGTCAACGACGGCCAACCCATGCTTCCCGGCGAGGCTCTCTCTTTTATCTATGCCAACACCTTCGCCTATCCTCTCTCTGTGTCCTCTCTTTCTTGCTCTGACTGA